Part of the Vigna angularis cultivar LongXiaoDou No.4 chromosome 1, ASM1680809v1, whole genome shotgun sequence genome, attctttctttatatttaaagaaactGCCTTAAGATCTGTCTATGTGATCATAAATAGATGTATACCAGAAATTGATCATAAAGATGACTGTATAATACTGTGAAATTTTACGCAGTTTCTAGAAAGTGGCAAATGGTTCATCTTGAGAAACTTTTCCTAACCTTGTTACATTTGGATTGGATGTATCAAATTTCTCTAAGGAACTTAAGTGCTTGGttgatatttttcatgggtAGCGGTCAAATGCATTAAAAGAAATACATTTTTAGGGTGTGTTTGTGAGTTGGGTTTTGGAGAAGGGAAGGGAGAACAAACTTCTCATTTCTAATAAATATTctctattttgaattttttttaaatgaaagaaacGAAATTATAGATTAACATAAACTTAATGTCAtaatctttttgtttatttttgtatattacttaacttaatttaaaaataaaaaatgtactCCCTCTTTCCTTTACCTCCAAAATGCACTTTCAAACATGCTCTTAGTCTTCAAGGTTTGGGTGGCTGTCGGAAGTACTTAAAATGTGGAGCACGAACTCGAATGCTGGTTAAGTAATGTTGACATCACATTTATTTTAGACAGGGTGCTTAAAATGCTTTCTGTTTTGTCTCTGTGACAGGTTCCAGATGTGAAGCCTCAAACCAATTTTTTCCACAAGACTCGAATGAGGGTATGAATCCTGATGCAGAATTGTTGAATCTTCCCTTGGTAAATGtagattattaaaaaattgtcaagTATCCTCTTCATATGATTTACACGGTACTCGTGTTTTTATCCTTAATACGTTATTCcttatttgatttttcaaaacgaaaaaagaagtaataaaagtttttttttttttgttaattcaATGCCTGTTGTTGAGTGGAAATTTGTTAATGGCTAAAGGTATCCTCTTTTAAGTACCTACCTAAACTGCAAATGGCAAGagtatgaattttttatatctttgaGGAATATGATCTTGTTTCTTAAGGGGGCAGGAAAAGGTTCATGTGATATACTCTACCCATTTGTATGTTCGTGTAGGATGTCATGGTTGAACAAAACTCTGGATGTTCGAAGCTGAGGCTTACTATTCCAAGGGAGCCTGACCTTAGAACAGCACAGAGAGCACATAGGATGAGGTTTGTGATTGTGAATGTGTGAAGTTCACTGAAATTTGGATGATGAATGTTCTTCTTTAAGACAGTAGACATTAAGAAATAAATGCGTTCTGCAGACCTAAAAATGTTGCCGAGGCAGAGCGAGTAACAGTTGCAGCTCCCAGATTCAAAGCTCGCCCATTAAATAGAAAAGTTAGTTCTTGTATAAgtataatttcttttgtttgattaatttggtGCATTGTTCTCATCATCTTCTCTAAATTATGTTCACAATCTAGATTCTTGAGGCTCCTTCATTGCCACCTCCCAAAAGGAGCACTCCACGGTTGCCTGAATTTCAAGTAAGCTCGAGTTCTGATATTTAATTTCTCTATTCATCCATATTTATCACCatactattattataaaaggaaaagtACTGAACAAATAGTCAGGAAAATGATTTTGTTTCTACTTATTTATCTTTAAGTTCAGGTTTTCTGTATTTACTTCTCAGGAATTTCACTTGAAAACTTCGGAGAGGGCAATCCAACACACATCTGCTACGTCATCTTCACTTCACTGCTATGATTCTGATAAggttaatttaatctttttcatacaattttaaatattaacaattattatgtatttttttattgttgatatgcgttttttttgtttcattttcctGTTGCACGATAGATATGATTAGCCTGTCTGAAACCAAAGTTATCTGGTTGCAGGGTTGGGATAAACATACTACTGTTTCTTTAGAAAATAGAATCAAGGATTTAAGAAGgtaataaatttgatgatagtGATAatgctctttcaaactttgaCTGTTCATTAAACAGTTGTACTAACTACAAAATACTCTCTGTCCATAGACCTACCGCAGGAGGTGCACCAACGTATGATGGATTGGGGTTTACACACATTTTTAAAGCTCGGCCACTTAATAAGAAGGTAATGAGACGTCAATAATAAATTTGGATAAGGTATATGATAGTAACTTGCTAGCAAAGAATAAAATGTGAACCACATCATTATATTTTCTGGTGGCATGGtgagatattattttaaattttttcattatgatttaaaaacttttccATTTGAAATAGTTTATACAATCTATATGCTTCAATGATGAAAATATAACAAAACTTGCACAGACGGTAGTATTTTTACTGCATGAAACAAAGTATTTATCTCCTTCATAGTAGTATCGGGCAACATTAAATCATAGATATCTCATCACCATCAAGCTGTTATATAAAACACAACTCATATTAAAGCCGGGTCTAActtaaatatcatttataaaacgaAGTTTTTCCTGAATTACCTTGACTATGATATACATTTTGGCTTATAGATGCATGTAGCTACTAATACTGACTTCTTTCTCAAACTCTGCGTCTGGGCCTCAGTATTCGTTAAGctatataaacataattaagcacgtaatttgataataaatggAGCACTATTCTTTTACCATCCATTTTAGTTAAGATGAAGCTGCAAGTGAAAAACACCTTCTATAATTTTGCTGGATTCAATAGTATCTTTCCGTTTCAATCGTCGTTCTTCTATATTTTTActtcaaattttctttcaaaCTCTAATTTAAGCAAGTCTTCAGAAGAAAGGCGATTCTTTTTTTAAAGAGAGTTCAGGATTTACATGACATTGTTTCAGATAGTATCAGGATAACTTTCCAGGGGAAAATTTTGTACACAATCCTAAAGGAAATATAAGTAAAACTGGTGAATGAAACTATTATAAGATAAGTAGATAACTCTATTTAGttcatcttattttcttttctttattatgtATGAGAACAATCTTAGTTCTGAAAGATGCCCACATAAGTCCGAAGTTCAGATTCTTTTGTTCCCCCTGTTGTCTGtaattttgtcttttaatttcatctttcattcttccaATGTCTGACTACAGATAACTCGAAGTAAAGGGGATGGTGTTTTCCGTAAATGCAGACAGGAAACAACAGTCCCAATGGTATGGCATAGTGCTTATTGATTTTTTCTTcccatgatattttttttttcagagtagaaaatttaataattgcaCCTTGCTTCAATTCATACAGGAATTTGATTTACAGTCTGAAAAGGAGGTTCAGCAAGATCCGCCTATTGAACTCTTCAGCAAGgtgatttttcttttcgtttttaatttatatttcggGCTTCCTTTTTTGCTTGGTGTGCTTTCTTGAGTTAATTCTCGAGCCTTCTAGAATGTAACTTTGCCACTTGAAATTTCATATGGTTTTGTTGTTAAccataagatattttttataacgATTTCAATCTTTCAACTTTCTTGAAATGTTAGCTGTCTCTGACGTCTGAGTGCCAGCCAAATAATGGATCTCATTTCAAACTGCCTCAGCATTCCGGGATGTGTAGAAAGGTTTATCCTCTACATTCCTTTCTTTTTATAGTTTATCCTACAATTTTGAATGGCACGTAAATGTTCTTGGATTACTTTTCGTGTTGGCATTATATTGAGTCATTTGTTTCTTGGTGCAAGGActcaagaaaatatattaaattcttTTGGTCCAGACCAAGAGGTAATAATATATTGAGAATGTGTATGAAGAACACGACTTCTGTTAACATTTGCTTTTCCtataaatttctaatttttaaatatttgaatgtgATATTTCTATCTTTAGTGATTCACTATTAGTGACAAATTTAATCATCTAGCTGAGCTTAGACACGTCTTGCAGGAGAAGACTTTTATGTTTGGGGCAAATCAAACCTCTCGAGGGAATGGCGGTTGCATCAATCTGATGGGTGAAAGGAGGTATGCGCTGTTGACACCACTCTTCATGTTTAATACGATTGTTAAATCAGAACTCAACTTTAATTGattgcttttatatatatatgtgtgtgttcaACATCGAACTGAAATATTCCAGGAGCTTGGGAATTCGGTGACTATAAACTAGGGAAAAAGTGCAACCTGCTTAGTTATGGGCATCGAACTAGAATTTTTGCTGACATGAGATTGACTGTACATAGTTGAATCTGACCGCGGATGATCggtgtatattttttttctgtacacagaatcttacatttttttttctaggtGCACAGCTTGTATCTTCTATAACTGCCCTTGATCATAATTCAAAAAGTATATCATTAAAGGAGAGAGTGTTGCAGTCTCTTAAGCTTGTTTATTTTCGCTTTTCATAACATTCATTCTGGAATGGTATATGTATCTGTTCCGAGTTCGGCCATGCCCAATAGGCTGTTTTGTTAAGCTTCATAGCATCAAAATCTTGGGACTGCCACCTATCTCAGTTTGGAAATGGATCCTCTGCCTCAAAATCTTGGAACTGCCACCTTTCACATTTCTTGgtcatttctcattttgaaaCCTACCTTTTGTATTTCGAAAAGTTCAGGACGAGAGGTGGCCGAAGACATATATGTAAGAGGTGGGATGAAACTTCCAATAAAGCGTTACTATCTAATCTCGACCTAAAAGGAGCTAATATTTGTTGGTCCTCTATTCGGTAAAGGACCTAAGAGGCCCACCATTTCACATCAATTAATTAGTATATCCGTTGGTAGACtttgaatataattaaatgtgACTAACACAGTTGGTCAATAACTTGGCTTGATACAAGGAACAGATGCCATGTTCACCATTTGGATTTTCAAACTAAACTACCTTTTAGTTTTGCCATTCAGGTCATTGGAATTATACAAGGATTAAAAGTCTTTTCCTCCTAGAAATGGCTGTTACATTCTTATGTCTGTTgtaaatgctgaaaatttattgttCATTATTAGGAAAGTTgtaatttctctttttattatgTTCTCTACACTCCAATTCCTGTGAGGAGTAGCGGAAAtgctattttacttaattttacttaaattattttaattttaatttttaagaaatattaaaatgttttttttatccagttatgttttgaatatattaaaaaatagcattatttttaattataatattccGTGAAATGACCCCGGAAAAATATATTCGTATTCAAATACGAACAAAGAAATTGTTTATTctcaatttcaataaaaaaggtTGCTATGGTTGTTAGATATTCTTGCCGTGTTCTCTCGGGATCTTTTAGGAACTGATTGGGTGACTTAAAGACTGTAGACCAATTTATCTGCATCGAAGAGTTCATATGGTTTGATAACTTTCTGTGGAAGGAAAGTTTTAGAGCACTCATGTTTTTATTATTCCTCTATTTTCTCTTTGCACTCTCGTAATTTTTAACCTCGCCCCCTTCTCTCTCGCACTCAAAATTCCAATGCATGATTTAATTTCCAAATGGCAGGCGCCACAATATCGATGAAAAGTTTACTTGATGCCGTCGGCTGAATCCGCTTTGACCGGACTAGCTTTTTTATTGTATCACCTTATAAATAAGATTGATCAATTTATTTCGGCCACTGGCCAAAGTCTTAAGGAATTATTACAGATAAATATGTAGAGCCACAATCCATCAATTCTGACTTCTGAAGGCAGTATTCATAcctaaattaacattaaaaaattgacataaaattgttttaaaaacagTGGAAGGATTGAAGGTTGAAATTGaagtaatttcttttattagatACTCTGTTTCAAATGATATATATTATCTATTTAATAAAGCACTAATTTATTTGTTCTCAGAAAATGGAAACAGAAGCTTCAAATGTTACAAGttgactttttatattttttttagtgttattatttatctaatcGATCTTTATTGGCAACCTTGATTTGTAGTTCATACATAAAAGAGCATGTATTGAAAGTGCTGACAAACAGTAACCACTCAAGGAGCCATGTTTCTATTACAATAGAAGCTGAAAAATTTAGTGGAGCAGCTTCCCCCACAACTCTCAATATTAATATACGCCCTCAAATATGTCTAGGGTCAGACTGAACCCAAAATCCTAATTGAAGATTTGAAGAAAATGTCTCATCTTCAACGTGTGTAAAAGTTGACTGAAGATAGttcaattatttctttaaatcaTTGAATGTACACCTAAGATTTTGTTATTCTCGTAATGCCCATGTATTGAAAATTAGGTAGGTATCAAAGGTGATCAATGTTTAATTATTTGCTATATTgcgttatatttaaaaaaaatgattgtcGCTCTCTAGGCTTATTTATGACGAGAATATCttatactttatattatttatcaataaaatattatttccatgtggaatatatgattttctgtTGTTTAAGAAACATTGTACTTTGTTTTCTAGAGAAAACGAGAACACGGCCCAAACGATTACggaaatatataatatctatGGGAACcaaaatcttttaaattcaatctctttaaaaacataaatgttttgtccctacaaatttaaaatgaaaatgaattgcaCGTCCCACAAATAGGCGAATTGAACTATGATCACGTGCTGTATTAATTTAATACTTTAGGTAAGAAGTCACATGCCGTCTTGGCGTAAACAAAATCCATCAGTGGCATTATTACAC contains:
- the LOC108337090 gene encoding protein TPX2 isoform X5 encodes the protein MSMTMVMEEDEDAEIEHVFVAHEIDLDYEFDAARFFDFTRPETPAEALQAELWFQTAASYPPLPFVRRLVVREDLFLDDVSDSPKSEGLDCTSNVDDEKSSVPLQTGILDTAFEDNGPKALSGNMSHLLVGILQNDSTRPLQEPSGLTFGSKTITNNLNSKAKSTVSKSSTLMKPTTSQLAKQNLPAKNVGSRFQKLLLQNEQNLSISSGVESQASKRQKLEGGLLCKVPDVKPQTNFFHKTRMRDVMVEQNSGCSKLRLTIPREPDLRTAQRAHRMRPKNVAEAERVTVAAPRFKARPLNRKILEAPSLPPPKRSTPRLPEFQEFHLKTSERAIQHTSATSSSLHCYDSDKGWDKHTTVSLENRIKDLRRPTAGGAPTYDGLGFTHIFKARPLNKKITRSKGDGVFRKCRQETTVPMEFDLQSEKEVQQDPPIELFSKLSLTSECQPNNGSHFKLPQHSGMCRKEKTFMFGANQTSRGNGGCINLMGERRSLGIR
- the LOC108337090 gene encoding protein TPX2 isoform X1; translation: MSMTMVMEEDEDAEIEHVFVAHEIDLDYEFDAARFFDFTRPETPAEALQAELWFQTAASYPPLPFVRRLVVREDLFLDDVSDSPKSEGLDCTSNVDDEKSSVPLQTGILDTAFEDNGPKALSGNMSHLLVGILQNDSTRPLQEPSGLTFGSKTITNNLNSKAKSTVSKSSTLMKPTTSQLAKQNLPAKNVGSRFQKLLLQNEQNLSISSGVESQASKRQKLEGGLLCKVPDVKPQTNFFHKTRMRDVMVEQNSGCSKLRLTIPREPDLRTAQRAHRMRPKNVAEAERVTVAAPRFKARPLNRKILEAPSLPPPKRSTPRLPEFQEFHLKTSERAIQHTSATSSSLHCYDSDKGWDKHTTVSLENRIKDLRRPTAGGAPTYDGLGFTHIFKARPLNKKITRSKGDGVFRKCRQETTVPMEFDLQSEKEVQQDPPIELFSKLSLTSECQPNNGSHFKLPQHSGMCRKEKTFMFGANQTSRGNGGCINLMGERSSYIKEHVLKVLTNSNHSRSHVSITIEAEKFSGAASPTTLNINIRPQICLGSD
- the LOC108337090 gene encoding protein TPX2 isoform X2 produces the protein MSMTMVMEEDEDAEIEHVFVAHEIDLDYEFDAARFFDFTRPETPAEALQAELWFQTAASYPPLPFVRRLVVREDLFLDDVSDSPKSEGLDCTSNVDDEKSSVPLQTGILDTAFEDNGLTFGSKTITNNLNSKAKSTVSKSSTLMKPTTSQLAKQNLPAKNVGSRFQKLLLQNEQNLSISSGVESQASKRQKLEGGLLCKVPDVKPQTNFFHKTRMRDVMVEQNSGCSKLRLTIPREPDLRTAQRAHRMRPKNVAEAERVTVAAPRFKARPLNRKILEAPSLPPPKRSTPRLPEFQEFHLKTSERAIQHTSATSSSLHCYDSDKGWDKHTTVSLENRIKDLRRPTAGGAPTYDGLGFTHIFKARPLNKKITRSKGDGVFRKCRQETTVPMEFDLQSEKEVQQDPPIELFSKLSLTSECQPNNGSHFKLPQHSGMCRKEKTFMFGANQTSRGNGGCINLMGERSSYIKEHVLKVLTNSNHSRSHVSITIEAEKFSGAASPTTLNINIRPQICLGSD
- the LOC108337090 gene encoding protein TPX2 isoform X3, whose product is MSMTMVMEEDEDAEIEHVFVAHEIDLDYEFDAARFFDFTRPETPAEALQAELWFQTAASYPPLPFVRRLVVREDLFLDDVSDSPKSEGLDCTSNVDDEKSSVPLQTGILDTAFEDNGPKALSGNMSHLLVGILQNDSTRPLQEPSGLTFGSKTITNNLNSKAKSTVSKSSTLMKPTTSQLAKQNLPAKNVGSRFQKLLLQNEQNLSISSGVESQASKRQKLEGGLLCKVPDVKPQTNFFHKTRMRDVMVEQNSGCSKLRLTIPREPDLRTAQRAHRMRPKNVAEAERVTVAAPRFKARPLNRKILEAPSLPPPKRSTPRLPEFQEFHLKTSERAIQHTSATSSSLHCYDSDKGWDKHTTVSLENRIKDLRRPTAGGAPTYDGLGFTHIFKARPLNKKITRSKGDGVFRKCRQETTVPMEFDLQSEKEVQQDPPIELFSKLSLTSECQPNNGSHFKLPQHSGMCRKDSRKYIKFFWSRPRGEDFYVWGKSNLSREWRLHQSDG
- the LOC108337090 gene encoding protein TPX2 isoform X4; amino-acid sequence: MSMTMVMEEDEDAEIEHVFVAHEIDLDYEFDAARFFDFTRPETPAEALQAELWFQTAASYPPLPFVRRLVVREDLFLDDVSDSPKSEGLDCTSNVDDEKSSVPLQTGILDTAFEDNGPKALSGNMSHLLVGILQNDSTRPLQEPSGLTFGSKTITNNLNSKAKSTVSKSSTLMKPTTSQLAKQNLPAKNVGSRFQKLLLQNEQNLSISSGVESQASKRQKLEGGLLCKVPDVKPQTNFFHKTRMRDVMVEQNSGCSKLRLTIPREPDLRTAQRAHRMRPKNVAEAERVTVAAPRFKARPLNRKILEAPSLPPPKRSTPRLPEFQEFHLKTSERAIQHTSATSSSLHCYDSDKGWDKHTTVSLENRIKDLRRPTAGGAPTYDGLGFTHIFKARPLNKKITRSKGDGVFRKCRQETTVPMEFDLQSEKEVQQDPPIELFSKLSLTSECQPNNGSHFKLPQHSGMCRKEKTFMFGANQTSRGNGGCINLMGERRCTACIFYNCP